ATAAAATGAAGAGTTGTACTCAATTTTGCTGGTTCTATCGCAATTCCCGCATGATAACCTGGGTAAATCCATTCCGAATTGATGATTAAGGTATATTTAGCAGAAGAATTTTTTACAAAATTTATTTTTTTTGATTTTGTTGTTCCTTTTATAAATTTATCTAAATAAGTAGAATTTTTGTTTTCATTCCAATCTGCCAGCCATTCTTTCCAATAACTTTCACCTCTTTTTGGATTGTCCAATACATCTTTTTCTCGTTTTTCTAAATATTCAGTTTCAGTTTTATTTTCATTATAAAACTTCACATTGTCAAAAACAAGTTCGACATTGATTTCTTTTTGATCGCTTAGAAAATTTGTGTTTCCAGATAAAATTTGAAATTTTTGTCCAAAAGATAAAATGCTTAGCATTAAGCAAATAGTCAATACATAATTCTTCATAGTGTATTAATTTTAGTAAAAATATAAATATTCTTTAAATTGTTTTTGATAACTCTGAATACGAAAATTTATTGTTTATAAATAGTTTGTAAGTAATAGAAAATATTTTATAAAAAGAGTGGTCAAAACGTTTGGTATACTACTTTTGTCTTAACAAATTTTAACAATATTGTATGAAAGTTTTAAACTCTAAATGAATTGTATTTGTTACTTTTAGAGGAAATTTGAATCAATTATATAAACATTAATTTCAACGAAATTTTGGATATACAACAACTAAACCTACAAATAGAGGCAAAAAGCGAAAGCATTGCAAGGTTAACAACGGAAATTAATAAAACGATTATTGGACAAGAAAAAATGATTGAAAGTCTATTAATCGGATTACTTGGAAATGGACATGTTTTATTAGAAGGAGTGCCAGGATTAGCAAAGACTTTAGCGATTAAAACGTTATCTGAAGCTGTAGATGGTTCTTTTTCTCGTATTCAGTTTACTCCCGATTTATTACCTGCAGATGTTGTTGGTACTTTAATATATAACGTAAAAGAAAACGATTTTCGAATAAAAAAAGGGCCGATTTTCGCCAATTTTGTATTAGCTGATGAGATTAACCGTTCGCCAGCAAAAGTACAATCTGCATTATTAGAAGCGATGCAAGAACGTCAAGTTACGATTGGAGACGAAACGTATCCTTTGCAAAAACCTTTCTTGGTTTTGGCTACTCAAAATCCAGTGGAACAAGAAGGAACTTATCCCTTACCAGAAGCGCAAGTTGACCGTTTTATGATCAAAACGGTGATTACTTATCCAGAATTTGAAGCAGAACGCTTGATTTTGAGAAATTCGATTAATCAAACTTTTCCAAAAATAGAGAAGGTTATTTCTGTTCAAGAATTATTGGATGCGCGCGAAATGGTGAAACAAGTTTACATGGACGAAAAGATAGAAAAATATATTTTGGATATTATCTTCGCTACTCGTTTTCCAGAAAAAGTGGGATTAGAAAAATTGGTACCAATGATTTCATTTGGTTCTTCTCCTCGTGGATCAATCAATTTGGCGCAAGCTTCAAAAGTGTATGCATTTTTGCGCAAACGTGCTTACGTTATTCCAGATGATGTACGTGCAATGGCTAAAGATGTGTTGCGTCATCGTATCGGAATTAGCTACGAAGCAGAAGCAGAAAATGTTTCGCCAGAAGAAATTATCGACAATATCCTAAATGTTGTTCCAGTTCCTTAAATCTATTCTAAATCTTTTAAACATTGGATGCAAAAGAAATCATCAAACGTGTAAAACGTATTGAGCTAAAAAGCAAGCGCAAAGCGAGCAACCTTTTTATGGGGGAATACCAAAGTTCATTCAAAGGAAGAGGTATGATTTTTAGCGAAATTCGTCCTTATCAATATGGTGATGATGTTCGTAATATTGATTGGAATAAAACGGCACGATACAACGAACCTTATGTAAAAGTTTTTGAAGAAGAACGCGAGTTAACCATGTTTTTATTGGTTGATGTTTCAAATTCTGGAAACTTCGGAACGCGAAAACAAATTAAAATGGAAACAATTGCTGAATTGAGTGCAACATTAGCTTTTTCGGCAATTACCTATAATGATAAAGTAGGTTTGATCTTATATTCGGATCAAGTCGAAAAATTTATTCCACCCAAAAAAGGAAAACAACATGTATTGCGTTTGGTGAGAGAAATTGTTTCTTACGAACCAAAAAGCAAAAAAACAGATTTGTCTGTGACATTAGAAACTTTTATGAATTTAGTTCGTCGAAAATCGAATGTTTTTATTTTGTCAGATTTTATTGATTCTTCTGATTACGAAAAAGCATTGCGAATTGTGGCAAAAAAGCATGATGTAACGGGAATCCGTGTTTACGACGAAAAAGAACAATCTTTTCCTGATATTGGTTTGGTCCATGTACAAGATAATGAAACAGGAGAAATCCGTTTGATTGATACTTCATCTAAGAAATTGCGTCAACAATATGCACAATATTATTACGATTTAGATCGACGCTATCAATCTATTTTCAAAAAAAATCATTCGGGTGCAATTAGTATTCGTACCGACGAAGATTATGTTCGCCCATTGTTAAACTACTTTAAAAGTCATAAAGCCTAATGAAGAATTTATTGCTTTTAGTCAGTTTTTTTATCTTAAACTTTTCATTTGCGCAAGAAATTATGCCCAAATTGGATCGCACAACGTTTAAAGTTGGCGAACCAATTCAATATGAAATAAAAATAGATTTCAAAAAAGGAGATAAAATTGTTTTCCCTACCATTTCAGATTCCTTAAATTATCACATCGAGGTTTTAGATCAAAAAATTGATACGGTAAAAACAGAAGGAAAATCTGAAATTGTTCAGCAGTTAGAATTGACAGGTTTTGAAGCAGGAAAATTTACTATTCCATCTTTTATCATTCAAAAAAATGACAAAGATTTAACCACAAAACAACTTGAAATTGAAATTCAAGATGTTGAAGTTGACACAACTAAAAATGCTATTTTTCCAATTAAACCAGTCATGGAAGAAGAATATTCTATTCGTGATTATTGGAATAAGTATTGGTTGTATGGAATTATTGCGTTCATATTATTTATAATTGCTGCAGTTTTATTAATCTTATATATTCGTGCCAAGTCAAAACTTTCTGGTGATAAACTATATAAAACGCCTTATGATGAAGCAAAAGCAAGTTTGAAAGCGTTAGATGCAAAAAAATATTTGAAACGTGGTGAACAAAAAGAATATTACACACAATTATCATTTATTGTTAGACGATATTTAGGAAGAGTATATAATTTTTCTGCTTTAGAAATTTTGTCTGATGATTTGGTGAAATATATTGCAACAAAACAGGATGTTTTACCAGATGATGTTCAAAAATTTAAACAATTTTTGTTCGATGCAGACTTGGTGAAATTTGCCAAACAAGAGTTTGATGATTCTACAAATAATATGCACCGAAATTGGGTAGATGAATTTGTAGAGCGTATAAAACCAATAGAAATACCTGAAAATGAAGATCTAAATAAAGATCAAGTGACAGGCGAAAAATATAAACAGTTTAATAACAATTAGGAATGCTAAATTTTGAGTTTCAAAATCCTTGGATCTTACTCTTATTACTTGCTTTACCTTTCTTTATTTTTAGAGAAATTCGTAAAACGAGTCAGAAAAAAGCATCCTTAAAATTACCATCACTAAAAGCATTTGGTGGTGCGAAAAGTTCGTTAGCAACATACAAACCTATTTTATTTTTGATGCGAATAATTGCGATGGCCTTATGCATTGTAGCATTAGCTCGTCCACGTTATGTTGATGTGACTACAAAAATAAAATCTGATGAAGGTGTTGATATCTTATTAACAGTTGATACATCGTTGAGTATGTTAGCACGCGATTTGAAACCAGATCGATTAACAGCGCTAAAAGATGTTGCAAAAGATTTTTCACTTGGAAGAAAAACAGACCGAATTGGTTTAGTCGAATATTCTGGAGAAGCCTTAACACGTGTTCCGCTTACAACCGATCGTGATGTATTAACACAAGAAATTGAGATGTTACATTCGGGCAGTTTGGCTGATGGAACAGCTATTGGAATTGGTTTAGCAACAGCAGTTAATCACCTTAAAAATAGTAAAGCAAAATCGAAAGTAATCATATTGATTACAGACGGTGTCGAGTCGATTAATCCTTCGGGAGATTTGATGTATGTATCACCAAGACAAGCAGCTGATATCGCCAAAGATAAAGGAATAAAAGTGTATACTATTGGTATCGGAACAAACGGATTGGCACCTATGCCAATTGGTTACGATATGTTGGGCGATTATGTATTTGAGATGCGTCCTGTACAAATTGACGAAAAATTGTTGGAAGAAGTTGCTGATAAAACGGGAGGTTTATATTTCCGAGCGACCAATAATGAAAGTCTTAAAAATATTTATCAAGAAATTGATAAACTCGAAAAAACAGAAATTAACGAAGTCAAATATTATAACTATACCGAATTGTTTGCTCGCTTTTTATTGCCAGCATTTATTATTTTGGTATTAGAAGCTATTTTGCGAAGAACCTTTTTTAAAGAATTAATCTAATGCAGTGGGGAGAATTACATAATATTTGGTTGATGATTTTATTGTTTATCGTTATTTTTTTATCGATAACAGTATTTCAATGGCGCGAACGTGTAAAGAAAACATTTGCTGATAAAGAATTATTTCCATTTGTTTTTCCAATCACTTCTTCTAAACGTTATGGTTTTAAAATTGTCGTTTTTTGTGTCGCTTTATTTTTGATGGTTATCGCGTTGATGGATCCGCTTTACGGTGAAAAAGAAGTACAAGTAAAACGGGAAGGCATTGATATGGTTTTCTTATTGGATCTTTCTTCAAGTATGAATGCGCAAGATGTAGCACCTTCTCGATTAGAAAAAGCAACGAAGTTAATCACCGAAACACTTGGACAGTTAGGCGGAGATAGAGCTTCTTTGGTTGCTTTTGCAGCGAATGCGTATACGATTTCTCCGTTGACAAATGATTATGCTGCGATCGAAAGTTATTTGCAAAATGTTAATACAGAGTTAATTTCGAGCCAAGGAACAAATTATCTGAATGCGATTCAAGAAGCTGCAAAAACATTCAAAGCTTCGGCGAATACAAGTAAATTAATTGTATTAATTTCTGATGGAGAAGACAATGAAAATACCGTTAATCAAGCATCTAAAATTGCAAAAGACAACGGGATACATATTGTTACAATTGGTGTGGGAACAGATAAGGGTGCACCAATCCCGATGTACTATAATGGCTACGCCGAAGACTATAAAAAGGACGAAACAGGCTCTACAGTAATCACAAAATTAGAAGATAAAAATCTTCGCGAATTAGCACAAGATACAAACGGAACGTATATTCATCTGGATAATACACAAGATGCTTTATCTGCTCTATCAATGTATAAAGCTCGATTAGATAAAAACGAAATAGCAAATGCTACAACAAGAGATATGAATCACATTTATCAATGGTTTTTAGCGGTTGCGGTGTGTTTACTTTTTGTGGAATTATTAACATCTGAATATAAGATTTTTAACAAAAAGAAATAGTAAGTTTGTATGGTAAAATGATGTATTTTTTAAAACAAATAGGATTTTTAGGAATAATGCTTTTATCCGTTTTTGGTTATAGTCAATCGAAAACGAAAAGCTACATTATTGAAGGAAATGAGTATTATCAAAAAGGAAAATTTGATAATGCAGAAGTTGCCTACAAAAAAGCTTCGATGGAAGATCCAACTTCTGTCAAAGCAAATTATAATTTAGGAAACGCTTTGTTTCAACAAAAACGCTACAAAGAAAGTATTGCTCATTACAAGCGTTCTGCAGAAGTTTCTAAAACGAAGAATGATAAACATCTTGCTTATCATAATTTAGGAAATGCATTTATGCAAGAAAAAGATTATCAAAATGCGGTTGATAATTATAAAAAAGCCCTTAAAAATGATCCAAAAGATGATGCCACACGTTACAATTACGCCTTAGCAAAAAAAATGTTAGAAAAGGAACGTGAGAAACAAAAAGATCAAAATAACAAGGACAATAAAGATCAGAATAAGCAAGATCAAAACGATCAACAAAAACAGCAACAGAATAAACAGAACCAACAAAACCAAAATAAGCAGCAGCAAAATCAGAATCAAGCACAAAATCAACAATCTGATCAGCAAAAACAGCAAAATGAGGAAGGAAATCCGAAAGCTGGCGGCGAAAATGGAAATAATAAAGGACAAGGAAATAATTCGTCTCCAGAAATAACACAAGGAAATAATGGAGATGGAAAAGAACAAGATAATGCAAAGAATAATTTGAGTGATGGTTTACTAAAAGCATTGCAAAATCAAGAAGCTAAAACGCAACGAAGAATTATTCAGCAAAAAGCAGAAAAACAACGAACAACAACATCTAAGGATTGGTAATGACAACGGCAAGAGTTTTAAATAGTTTTTTAGTGTTTGCCCTAACGTCTATTACAGCGTTAGCACAACAAATTACTTTTAAATCTGATGCAGATAAAACGCAGGTCAGTTTAGGAGAAGCATTTAGTGTGGGCTTTTTTATCGAATCTAATACCGATAGTTATACGATTGATCAACCAATGAAATATCCTCCGCACAAAGGATTACAAATTGTTGGAGAACAACGTTCTCAAAACGTGTCGTATATAAATGGTCGAGGAATAATAGAAGATGGAATTATCTTAGCTTTTGTAGCAGAAAAAGAGGGGAAATATAGAGTTGGAGCTGCAAAAATTGTCATTAATGGGAAAACGTATACATCAAAACCTGTTGATGTTGTTGTAAAAGGAACTGGATTAACCCACAATAATTATAGAAGTAATACTTCGCAACCTGTTTTTTTACAAAGTAAAGTTTCGAAAACAAATCCTTATGTTAACGAACAAGTTAGTTTATCGGTAAAATTATATGCAAAAGATTTGTCATACTTAAACCGTAAACAGAATTTTAGACAAGGTAATTTAGATGGTTTAAGCCCTAAAATTGTTAAAAGTTCTCCAGAAAATATCAAACAAGAAATAGTTGCGGGTAAACAATATTTTTCTGAAGAAGTTGCACGTTATTATGTATTTCCTCAGAAACCAGGAAAAATAGAAATTGATCCGTTTTCAGTTGATGTCGTATTGCCTACAACCTATGGAGCAGAAGCGGTAGAAGTGCGTAGTAATCCAGTTGTAATTAACGCTAAAGAATTACCAGAAAATGGTCGTCCAAAGAATTTTAGCGGTGCAGTTGGGCAATTTAAAATGAATGCTTCAGTTGATAAAAAAGAAGTTTCAACGAATGAAAGTATAAATTTTGATATTGAAATTGTTGGAACAGGAAACTTCAATACAATCAATTTACCTGAAATCAATGCACCTAAAAACGTAGAAAAATTTGCACCTAAAAAACGTGATGCCTACAAAACTTACGATACGGGAATGAAAGGAAAGGTAGCTGAACAAACTGTTCTTGTTCCAAATTATGGTGGAGAATATACAATCTCACCAGTTGAATTTAGTTATTTTGATCCTGCAAAAGAAAAATATATCACGTTAAAATCTGACTCAATTCAACTAAATGTTTCAGGTTCTAAAAATGCAGACTCTACCAAAACTCTAACATCAAACAAAACATCAGACTCTACAATTTTAGAAAAATTTGATGAAATTAAAAACGATGTTAAAGAAGGAAAAAGTGGCTGGTTGTGGTTAACTGGAGGTGTGATTATTTTAAGTGCAGGAGGTTTATTTTTGATGAAAAATAAAAATAATTCAACAGAAAAAGAAAAATCAGAACCAAAAGTAAAACCAATCAACGAACAGAAAAATTTCGAAGCTTTTCAACCCAAAATAGAAACACAAAAATTCACATTGGTAGAAAAACCAATAATCAATTCTAATCAAATTTCAGCTGAATTAGAAGAACTGAAGCAGAAAATAAAAGCAGAAGATCAAAAAGATTTTTATCAATTACAAGAAAATATTTTGTGTAATGTGGCGATGAAAAATACGAATACAGATTTAGCTAATTTTTCGGATGAAATTATTGCTGAAAAATTACTGAAAAATGGTGTAAGTGAACTTGCTGTTGAACAATGGACTTTGTTGTTGAATAACGCTAGACAAGCTAAGTATGCTTATGGTGGCCTGAATCAAAATTTAGACGAAGTTTTCGAAGCAACACGAAATGTAGCAGAAGAATTGATGCGAAAATAAATTTCAAATTTTTTAGATCATAAAAGGGATAATCTCAATTTTTGAGTTGTCCCTTTTATTTTACAATTCATCCACAATATTTAACAGCTCATCAACATATAATTTCAAAATTAATTGGTAGTTAAGAACTTTGATTCAACAAATTAAAACACACCAATTATGAAAACAATCTTCTTAACTATCGCAACATTATTTTCAATATCAGCTTTTGCACAAAATAAATTTGAATCAGATTTGAGTACTATTTTAGTCGAATGGAACAAAGGAAATCATTCTTCAGAAGCTAATTTTAAGCAATTAATCAACGACTATCCGAATGAATGGTTACCAAAATATTACTTGTCTTTATCTGAAATCCTAAAAACGTTTGAATCGAATGACGCAGATTATAACGAAAAAATTTTATCACAAGTAAAAATTCAATTAGATGATTTATTGAAAAGTAATCCTTTAAATACAGAGATTTTAAACTTAAAAGCCTTGTATTTAACAGCAGAAATTGTGCAGAATCCAATGCAGAATGGAGCTGTTTATTATGGCGAAGTTTTACAAATCTATCAAAAATCGTTGGCATTAAATCCGACAAATCCACGTTCTGTTTTAGGATTGGCAGAGTTTAATATCAATTCGGCAAAGTACAGTGGAATGGATATTACACAAGATTGCAAAAATGTAAAAAAATCTTTAGCTTTATTTGATGCTGAAAAACCAAAGAATAACGAA
This portion of the Empedobacter stercoris genome encodes:
- a CDS encoding AAA family ATPase encodes the protein MNFNEILDIQQLNLQIEAKSESIARLTTEINKTIIGQEKMIESLLIGLLGNGHVLLEGVPGLAKTLAIKTLSEAVDGSFSRIQFTPDLLPADVVGTLIYNVKENDFRIKKGPIFANFVLADEINRSPAKVQSALLEAMQERQVTIGDETYPLQKPFLVLATQNPVEQEGTYPLPEAQVDRFMIKTVITYPEFEAERLILRNSINQTFPKIEKVISVQELLDAREMVKQVYMDEKIEKYILDIIFATRFPEKVGLEKLVPMISFGSSPRGSINLAQASKVYAFLRKRAYVIPDDVRAMAKDVLRHRIGISYEAEAENVSPEEIIDNILNVVPVP
- a CDS encoding DUF58 domain-containing protein, with translation MDAKEIIKRVKRIELKSKRKASNLFMGEYQSSFKGRGMIFSEIRPYQYGDDVRNIDWNKTARYNEPYVKVFEEERELTMFLLVDVSNSGNFGTRKQIKMETIAELSATLAFSAITYNDKVGLILYSDQVEKFIPPKKGKQHVLRLVREIVSYEPKSKKTDLSVTLETFMNLVRRKSNVFILSDFIDSSDYEKALRIVAKKHDVTGIRVYDEKEQSFPDIGLVHVQDNETGEIRLIDTSSKKLRQQYAQYYYDLDRRYQSIFKKNHSGAISIRTDEDYVRPLLNYFKSHKA
- a CDS encoding BatD family protein encodes the protein MKNLLLLVSFFILNFSFAQEIMPKLDRTTFKVGEPIQYEIKIDFKKGDKIVFPTISDSLNYHIEVLDQKIDTVKTEGKSEIVQQLELTGFEAGKFTIPSFIIQKNDKDLTTKQLEIEIQDVEVDTTKNAIFPIKPVMEEEYSIRDYWNKYWLYGIIAFILFIIAAVLLILYIRAKSKLSGDKLYKTPYDEAKASLKALDAKKYLKRGEQKEYYTQLSFIVRRYLGRVYNFSALEILSDDLVKYIATKQDVLPDDVQKFKQFLFDADLVKFAKQEFDDSTNNMHRNWVDEFVERIKPIEIPENEDLNKDQVTGEKYKQFNNN
- a CDS encoding vWA domain-containing protein, whose protein sequence is MLNFEFQNPWILLLLLALPFFIFREIRKTSQKKASLKLPSLKAFGGAKSSLATYKPILFLMRIIAMALCIVALARPRYVDVTTKIKSDEGVDILLTVDTSLSMLARDLKPDRLTALKDVAKDFSLGRKTDRIGLVEYSGEALTRVPLTTDRDVLTQEIEMLHSGSLADGTAIGIGLATAVNHLKNSKAKSKVIILITDGVESINPSGDLMYVSPRQAADIAKDKGIKVYTIGIGTNGLAPMPIGYDMLGDYVFEMRPVQIDEKLLEEVADKTGGLYFRATNNESLKNIYQEIDKLEKTEINEVKYYNYTELFARFLLPAFIILVLEAILRRTFFKELI
- a CDS encoding vWA domain-containing protein, with protein sequence MQWGELHNIWLMILLFIVIFLSITVFQWRERVKKTFADKELFPFVFPITSSKRYGFKIVVFCVALFLMVIALMDPLYGEKEVQVKREGIDMVFLLDLSSSMNAQDVAPSRLEKATKLITETLGQLGGDRASLVAFAANAYTISPLTNDYAAIESYLQNVNTELISSQGTNYLNAIQEAAKTFKASANTSKLIVLISDGEDNENTVNQASKIAKDNGIHIVTIGVGTDKGAPIPMYYNGYAEDYKKDETGSTVITKLEDKNLRELAQDTNGTYIHLDNTQDALSALSMYKARLDKNEIANATTRDMNHIYQWFLAVAVCLLFVELLTSEYKIFNKKK
- a CDS encoding tetratricopeptide repeat protein — encoded protein: MMYFLKQIGFLGIMLLSVFGYSQSKTKSYIIEGNEYYQKGKFDNAEVAYKKASMEDPTSVKANYNLGNALFQQKRYKESIAHYKRSAEVSKTKNDKHLAYHNLGNAFMQEKDYQNAVDNYKKALKNDPKDDATRYNYALAKKMLEKEREKQKDQNNKDNKDQNKQDQNDQQKQQQNKQNQQNQNKQQQNQNQAQNQQSDQQKQQNEEGNPKAGGENGNNKGQGNNSSPEITQGNNGDGKEQDNAKNNLSDGLLKALQNQEAKTQRRIIQQKAEKQRTTTSKDW
- a CDS encoding BatD family protein, whose amino-acid sequence is MTTARVLNSFLVFALTSITALAQQITFKSDADKTQVSLGEAFSVGFFIESNTDSYTIDQPMKYPPHKGLQIVGEQRSQNVSYINGRGIIEDGIILAFVAEKEGKYRVGAAKIVINGKTYTSKPVDVVVKGTGLTHNNYRSNTSQPVFLQSKVSKTNPYVNEQVSLSVKLYAKDLSYLNRKQNFRQGNLDGLSPKIVKSSPENIKQEIVAGKQYFSEEVARYYVFPQKPGKIEIDPFSVDVVLPTTYGAEAVEVRSNPVVINAKELPENGRPKNFSGAVGQFKMNASVDKKEVSTNESINFDIEIVGTGNFNTINLPEINAPKNVEKFAPKKRDAYKTYDTGMKGKVAEQTVLVPNYGGEYTISPVEFSYFDPAKEKYITLKSDSIQLNVSGSKNADSTKTLTSNKTSDSTILEKFDEIKNDVKEGKSGWLWLTGGVIILSAGGLFLMKNKNNSTEKEKSEPKVKPINEQKNFEAFQPKIETQKFTLVEKPIINSNQISAELEELKQKIKAEDQKDFYQLQENILCNVAMKNTNTDLANFSDEIIAEKLLKNGVSELAVEQWTLLLNNARQAKYAYGGLNQNLDEVFEATRNVAEELMRK
- a CDS encoding tetratricopeptide repeat protein yields the protein MKTIFLTIATLFSISAFAQNKFESDLSTILVEWNKGNHSSEANFKQLINDYPNEWLPKYYLSLSEILKTFESNDADYNEKILSQVKIQLDDLLKSNPLNTEILNLKALYLTAEIVQNPMQNGAVYYGEVLQIYQKSLALNPTNPRSVLGLAEFNINSAKYSGMDITQDCKNVKKSLALFDAEKPKNNEPKWGKNRAQNLLNNECKTVQ